In Aythya fuligula isolate bAytFul2 chromosome 21, bAytFul2.pri, whole genome shotgun sequence, the DNA window CTTAAGTGCTCCCTCTCAACCAATATCTCTTGCCCTAAGCTTCTGAGGGCATAGTGGAGACATCCGAAAATTAAATAGGAGTTTATAGAGCCATGGTAATTTCAGAATCAGGGCCAGCCTTACGTGCTTTCAAGAAGGTGACCCAAATTAACACAGGCCTTCTACAGCTACTCTTCTTGCAGATGTGGTTCTGCAATGCCCACTGTATGCGTTGAATCTCCTTGCTGAGACTTtgatctcttcctctttttctgtagctttccTCTAACTTCCCTCCAGCTCACTATGCACATAACTTGCGCTTTTTATCTAAATAGGATAAAGTCATTCTTTGTAGCTTATCAAATGAACATCACAAAGATCCTGGCTGTAATTCACAGGAGTTATTAAATCCAAATCATTccatgaaaaatgtttacatgGACATAAATCatcttttaattaaacacaAGTAATCAATCACATGCTGTTTTGATGGGAAATTGAAAAATAGCCTGTGGAAAATGCTAAAACCATAAAGGCTAAGCTCTCAATAGTCTCACAAGGACAAAGACCACTGTTCAGATAGGATTTGAAGTTCACTAATTTcaaaattggtattttttttacatcaagGGATATCATGTTTTTGCTGACAATTACTATCCAAGATTTGGGAACTTCCACTGATTTTCTTAGATAGAGAAACATTAccaaaaaaagttgtttctacAGGCCCTTTATAAATTTAACAACACTGTCCAGTCCTCTTTTTGCAGAAGGAAATTTCAAAACTTGATAACCATATAGGCTCATGATTCCATGGAATCCATCCTCAAGGTGGCACCAGGTCACTCGAACTCCATTGTCCTCCAGTCTCTTCTTGTACAGCAAGCCGTCGTCCCTCAGCACATCATACTCACAAGTCAAGATGAAAGACTCTGGCAGCTGCTGAATAACAGCATCTTCAGCTAGCAAGGGACACAGGCTGGGTTCAAATTTCCTCTTAAATTCCTCAAAAATTTCAGCCTTGAATTCACGAGGTTTGTGTGGTTTGTAGCCTCTGGCCTTAAATTTTTCAGGGATGTTGTCTGCACTCACCCACTTCCTGTACTTCAGCCTTATATCTGGAGGAATATGAGAGCCCTCCAAGAGCTCTTCCATATGCGATGCATCCCCATTTAGGtactgcaaagcaaaaaaagcagcacGTTCTCGGAATAAGAGAGGGACTCCTCGATTTTGCTGATAGGAAGGTAAATTGAAGTCCAGTGCCTGAAGGCCTGGGTAGATCAAGATCTGAGCGCGTAGCTTGGGGAGGTCTGATCTTCCTGCCAGGGTCTGGCTAACGGCAGCTGCTAGATTGCCCCCTGCACTGTCCCCACAGACACTTATACGGGCAGGGTCCACCCCGTAGTGCTCTATGTTCCTCATGAAGTGTATGGTAGCATTAAGACAGTCTTCATACGCAGCAGGGTATTTGTGTTCAGGAGCTAAACGGTACCTAAAACAAAGAAGACAAGAAGAGTAAGAGATGGAAATGTCATAACtataaatacaattttcctAGCATCCTGCATTTCGTCATAActtgcaatattttttgttcagcaaaaaacaatgaaatactctgataaacatgtatttttccagCAATTTCTGACAGATAAGTAATAGCCAGTAGGAGGAAGTTGCAAGGACGTAGCATCGTGAATTTTTTCTTCGAACCCTGAGTAGAACATGAGTGAGACAAGTTCATTGTGGTCTTCTGGTATAGACTGCATCTTCCTTGTGGATAATGTAATTTAATCAGGCTGCACCTCACCTTCACTTAGGGTATGTCCCTGAgaattattaaattttatttttctttatttaagcaATTgaggcagttttatttttctgtcttaccAGTTTTATATATTACCATTTGATTGTGTTACAAACCTCACTGTAGTGTATATCTAACTAAACAGATTACTGAACCACTGCCTTCCAGGTTTGTTCATTAGTCATTTAGCTCCTTAGAAAACTCTTCTAAGAAgccttcctcctttttgtgtggTGCCAGCATAGTTCTGCGTTGTGCTGAGGGATACCTGAAGGTTACGAGCGGGTCTGTTTGCACTCTCCCTGCATCagcagagaaggagagaagacatatatacatatatatacgtACTTCAGAAGGGGAGTGTGGACTGAACTCACCCCACAGACACCACCACTGACTCGCTTTCTTTGGCGATGTATCGGCAGATGTTTTCATGGGAGTCTGCAAGAGGTGGCAGTGCGTTAGCTGCTGAGGCTCGGGGGGACAGCAGCCGCCTTGTCCCAccctggctgtgcccccccggcccctcgccCCCTCTcgcagccccttccctccccttctcccctttcccctcagccccttccctctccGCCAGCcgggcagccccgctccccccgcagCCCTCCGCTGCCGAGCCTAACGGGGCAGCTGCGCCAGATTCCAGCCCAGGGTGCCGGGGAGGAGGAATTCGTCCCCCTCACACCTCAAGAAGCCGGCGGCGGCAGCTCAGGGCTGCTTTCGGGGCCGCCAACGCCCCGAGGCGCCCTACCGATGCTGCAGTACAGCCAGCCGCCGCCGTGGAAGAAGATGGCGCCCGGCCTCAGGCCGGCAGATGGCGCCCGGGGCCGGTAGAGCCTCACCGGCACCCGGCCAAACCGCGCGTCCACCAGCGAGAGCTGCGGGTCCGGCCCCAGCTTCCTCCCGGAGCGCATGTAGCGGGTGAAGGCGATCTTCGTGCACACCCCCAGCTTCTCCAAAATCAGCCCCTGTTcggagagagggaggagaggcgGGCTGAGCGCGGggcgccccccccctccctccccggggCAGCCAGCGGCCGCCTGAGGGGAGGCTGCCGCGCTGCCGAGCCCGGCCGCCGGGCAGGTTGCCGTGAGGGGAGACCCTGCGCCTGCCTTCCCCCGGCCGCTGCGGGGGCATCCAGGCTTCGTGGTAGCGGGATTCAGCCTCCTCCGGAGCCGCTCGGCGGCTGCTCCGGCTGGGTTCTCAGCAGAAAGTCTGTCACGGGAGAAGATGGAGCCGTGGCGGTCCCCTGCGAGGCTGCGGGCCCGGGGGAGCGGGGTTGCTTTGGCACCGCGCGCCTGAGCAGGTAGGCCCGCGCGTTGACCCCATGCCCTGTCAGGCAACGAGCTGTGGGGAAGAAGCCTGGGTGTTCCCTTCTCAGTGTCACCAAGTCCTACGGCTTCGTACCAGCCTCCCACCACTTACCACCTTCCAGCCCAGATGTCATCCCTCCAAGGTTTCCCAGGAGTCTCTCGTTTTAGCTGCTTAAAAAGCACCTGGCCGCCTACCAGCGTTACTGGAAAGCCCCATGAATGCCCCGAAAACATCGCCTGTGCTTAGcgaaaacaaaaatcaaagccaTCTTGCTcttaataaattattcatttaaattgaGATAGGAGAGCTCAGCAGATACTGTTTGGGCTCATGGTTGGCTTCACCCTTAAGTTAATAGGGCAATCCTGAATGAAACTATCCGAGGTCTGATagaaatgcttctgaaaaactGCCCTCCGAAGCtaacaaccaaaataaaaaataaaaataaaaaagaaagctttcatttaaGTGTTAATGCAGCTAGCAGGATCCAgctaattatatatataacgtgacaaaaaacaaacaaacaaacaaaaaaaactaaatcCCACTTCTGGCAGAAATAACGGCAAAGTAACTCACCACAGCAGATGTACTAATCATAAAAGCAAGGACAATTCGAAGCTTTCCAGGATGATTCACTCCAGGAGGGATACTGGCATTGGGGTAGTCAGATTGAATTGTTGTCCTAATTGCTGTTATGAATGAAGCAATAAAAATCACCAGCAGTATCACTGacagtatataaaaaaatgccatttcacTTAACAAAAGATGAGGTGTCTCTATGCCTATCTTTGATTTAGTTTTCTCAGATAACGTGGACTCTTAGAGCAGTCCAAGTTCAAACAAGTTCCTTCAGCTGTCACGCTTAAAAGTCCTTGGAGATGTTGCGCAAGGTGCCAGCATGCATCACATtggagaagaggcagaagaaaacgTGTTTAATTTCCTGTTTAGTGTCGTGTTAATTGTGGGATTGATAAAGGGCGTGGTAGACTACATGGCATTCTTGGATTGTGGATATGTGTTGCTGTTTACAAGAGGAGCAAGCCAACTAATGTAGAGGTTAACTTGTCTCTTGCGTATGATCTGCAGCCACAACATACTGCTTCTTGTGTTATAGGCATTCTTTAAGTAGTTTGGAGTATATAGTCTTAACAAGGgcatttgtaaaggaaaaaagctggCTAACATGGGCTTTGCAAAAGTAAATGCGTTGACCTTGTTTTGTTCTTAGAGTATTTAAATATTGGAACAAGCTTATCAACACACTCGTATGTCTGATAAATGTAGGAACATACTTAGAGCATTTCAAAGGTCCTCCATTGCGCTTTGCACAAAGCTGTTAACAGAGGAACTCTGTCAGGGATGGTTGCGGTTTTGACTCCATTTTTGCAAGTCTAAAATAGCAGTTGCCCAGCCCATGGAAATTTTATGGAAGACGGTGACTGGGACTCTTAGGGTTGGATGCTACGTGCAACATAGAGCAAAGGCACTGATTTATAGTATTGTCATATTGGTACCTTTCTCCTTAGCTGAAACGCACTTAGTCTTCTAGGAAGGATAAAAGCATAGATCATAATTGAATGAAATGGGTCAGACCAGATGttgatttaaaattttacagCATCTTTAATATTTACAGAGAAAGTAGCAAGTGCCTAGTCCAAATAGATCATTAAAATAGAGACTGCATATGGAACATTTCAAATCACACTAAACTAAACTTTCACAACAttctttaaatatacttttGGAGTGATCACGCTGGCATAATTACTCTGAAACTGTCCTATCTAAACCTCTTACATGGAATTTAGGAGC includes these proteins:
- the LOC116497550 gene encoding arylacetamide deacetylase-like 4, whose product is MAFFYILSVILLVIFIASFITAIRTTIQSDYPNASIPPGVNHPGKLRIVLAFMISTSAVGLILEKLGVCTKIAFTRYMRSGRKLGPDPQLSLVDARFGRVPVRLYRPRAPSAGLRPGAIFFHGGGWLYCSIDSHENICRYIAKESESVVVSVGYRLAPEHKYPAAYEDCLNATIHFMRNIEHYGVDPARISVCGDSAGGNLAAAVSQTLAGRSDLPKLRAQILIYPGLQALDFNLPSYQQNRGVPLLFRERAAFFALQYLNGDASHMEELLEGSHIPPDIRLKYRKWVSADNIPEKFKARGYKPHKPREFKAEIFEEFKRKFEPSLCPLLAEDAVIQQLPESFILTCEYDVLRDDGLLYKKRLEDNGVRVTWCHLEDGFHGIMSLYGYQVLKFPSAKRGLDSVVKFIKGL